A single region of the Bacteroides luhongzhouii genome encodes:
- a CDS encoding lysylphosphatidylglycerol synthase transmembrane domain-containing protein, with the protein MKELLKKTLKLILPVVLGGFILFWVYRDFDFTKAGDVLLHGTNWWWMLFSLLFGVFAQVFRGWRWRQTLEPLDAFPKKSDCVNAIFISYAASLVVPRIGEVSRCGVLAKYDNVSFAKSLGTVVTERLVDTLTILLITGITVLLQLPIFVTFLQQTGTKIPSLVHLLTSVWFYIILFCFIGVVILLYYLRKTLFFYERVKGFVLNIWEGIMSLKGVRNIPLFIFYTLAIWACYFFHFYFTFYCFAFTAHLGILAALVMFVGGTFAVIVPTPNGAGPWHFAIISMMMLYGVNVTDAGIFALIVHGIQTFLVVLLGVYGLAALPFANRHRA; encoded by the coding sequence ATGAAGGAACTATTAAAAAAGACGCTGAAACTGATATTACCGGTTGTTTTAGGCGGCTTTATCTTATTCTGGGTATATCGCGACTTTGATTTTACAAAAGCGGGCGATGTGTTATTACACGGTACAAATTGGTGGTGGATGCTCTTCTCATTATTGTTTGGAGTATTTGCGCAAGTCTTTCGTGGTTGGCGGTGGAGGCAGACATTGGAGCCGTTGGACGCTTTCCCGAAAAAGAGCGATTGCGTGAATGCTATCTTCATTTCTTATGCTGCCAGTCTAGTGGTTCCCCGGATCGGGGAGGTGAGTCGTTGCGGAGTGTTGGCGAAGTATGATAATGTCTCGTTTGCCAAGTCGTTGGGAACAGTCGTTACGGAGCGGTTGGTTGATACGTTGACTATCCTTCTCATCACAGGCATCACTGTATTGCTCCAATTACCGATATTCGTCACTTTTCTTCAGCAGACCGGGACGAAAATCCCTTCGTTAGTCCACCTTCTGACTTCAGTATGGTTTTATATCATTCTGTTTTGTTTTATTGGCGTGGTGATACTTCTTTATTATTTAAGAAAAACGTTGTTCTTCTATGAACGGGTGAAAGGATTTGTATTGAATATATGGGAAGGGATTATGTCTTTAAAAGGCGTACGCAACATTCCTCTCTTTATTTTTTATACATTGGCCATTTGGGCTTGTTACTTTTTCCATTTCTATTTTACATTCTACTGTTTTGCCTTTACGGCACATTTGGGTATCCTTGCAGCATTGGTCATGTTTGTTGGCGGTACGTTTGCTGTGATTGTGCCTACTCCTAACGGGGCGGGACCCTGGCATTTTGCTATAATTTCTATGATGATGCTTTATGGAGTAAATGTGACGGACGCCGGAATATTTGCCCTGATTGTACACGGTATTCAAACCTTTTTAGTTGTTTTATTGGGTGTATATGGCTTGGCTGCTCTACCGTTTGCCAATAGACATCGAGCATAA
- a CDS encoding alpha-2-macroglobulin family protein, producing the protein MKVKQICMMVLLWLGVIPAAQAQTFDKLWKEVEQAEKKSLPKTVIKLTDEIYQKGEKEKNSPQMLKAYTWRMKYREMLNSDSLYAGLNGLEQWVKQADQPKDRAILHSLIAEIYANYAADNQWQLRQRTEIVGQTPSTDIREWTANMFVEKVRTNVKEALADSVLLLKTSSSDYIPFVELGKTSEYYHHDLYHLLASRGIDALLQVERLSSGHAETNAVNPVKQDIIAIYGNMLSAYKAAGLKEGYVLTALNYLEWRRGAERYIRPLQAKGESSVLTDDNYLKALNTLKSEYASEPICAEVYLVQARYAIERQQQVDALQLCDEAIRLYPGYDRINALKNLREEILAPYLNVYAADQAFPNEEIELRASHKNLDGFTVRIYQAKKLIKEQHYSVIRPEDYRTRDTVYTFKVPELGAYVMRIIPDIRAKRDSESKFDVTRFKVLTCRLPEKQYQVVTLDGQTGHPISNAKVTMYSNDEKVLQEFTTDKDGKVVFPWKSEYRYLKASKGTDTAMPKQGVYAGSYGYYGDEDKVAENMTLLTDRSLYRPGQTVYVKGIAYSQKSDTANVLPNKEYTVTLLDANNQEVGQKSVRTNEFGSFATDFALPSACLNGMFSLKAGRGRTSIRVEDYKRPTFDITFEKQQGSYKLGDEVQVKGKIESYSGVLLQDLPVKYKVTRSTYSLWRFAESVQIASGEVTANENGEFMIPVRLQESDSYKNDDKVYYRYSVEATVTNVAGETQSSTDVISAGNRSLVLQVELHDKTCKDKPFDTMFNVRNLNGQPVEVKGNYYLYPAKDKDFKQLEEKPVATGTFTSNENMTLDWKNLPSGPYVLKASVKDNQGKEVTVDTNTILFSIEDKRPPVETMVWFYGENMEFDAAHPAVFCFGTSKKDAYVMMNVFSGDKLLESKTLNLSDTIVRFEYPYQESYGDGVFVNFCMVRDGQVYQEHARLIRRVPDKTLAMKWEVFRDKLRPGQKEEWKLTIKTPQGQAANAEMLATMYDASLDKIWNRQPNFQIFYSQIVPYSNWMSGYSGNNSFNYWWNTKSLKVPGLEYDHFVMQPRYGVGIALEGKLAGVMVRGYGSTRKATLTGSVATLGSAPKMKSAMAADAVNNVEFQSELVLTEGKADELSDDEMLPEASADLRTNLAETAFFYPQLRTNEQGEISFSFTMPESLTRWNFRGYSHTKGMLMGTLDGEATTNKEFMLTPNLPRFVRVGDKTSLAASISNMTGKPQAGTVSLILFDPMTEKVISTQKQKFSLAAGKTVGVNFQFTVGDKYEILGCRMIADSGTFSDGEQQLLPVLSNKEHLVETLPMPVRGEETRTFSLDRLFNQQSKTATDRKLTVEFTGNPAWYAIQALPSLSLPTSNNAISWATAYYANTLASFIMNSQPKIKAVFESWKLQGGTKETFLSNLQKNQEVKNIILSESPWVLEAQTEEQQKERIATLFDLNNIRSNNIAALTRLQELQNSNGAWSWYKGMNGSRFVTTYITELNARLAMLTGEKLTGTALSLQQNAFTYLHQSALDEYKEILKAQKEGAKFTGVSGSILQYLYLIAISGEQVPATNKAAYTYYLSKVGELLSSSSMDTKAIAAIVLDKAGRKKEALEFVASLKEFLTKTDEQGMFFAFNENPYTWGGMQMQAHVDVMEALEAIGGNNDTVEEMKLWLLKQKQTQQWNSPVATADAVFALLMKGVNLLDNQGDVRIVIANEVLETVAPSKTTVPGLGYIKRTFTQKNVVDARKIEVEKRNSGIAWGAVYAEFESPISGVKQQGGELNVEKQLYVERMVNNVPQLQPITAKTVLQVGDKVVSRLSIRADRPMDFVQLKDQRGACFEPIGSISGYRWNSGLGYYVDIKDASTNFFFDHLGKGVYVLEYSYRVSRAGTYETGLATMQCAYAPEYASHSASMTVDVKE; encoded by the coding sequence ATGAAAGTAAAGCAGATTTGTATGATGGTGCTACTATGGTTGGGAGTGATTCCGGCGGCGCAGGCACAGACTTTCGACAAATTATGGAAAGAAGTGGAGCAAGCGGAGAAAAAGAGCTTGCCGAAGACAGTGATAAAACTGACTGATGAGATTTATCAGAAAGGGGAAAAAGAGAAAAACTCTCCGCAGATGCTCAAAGCATATACGTGGCGGATGAAATACCGGGAAATGTTGAATTCAGATAGTCTTTATGCCGGTCTGAACGGGCTGGAGCAGTGGGTGAAACAGGCCGACCAACCAAAGGATCGTGCTATTTTGCACTCTCTGATAGCCGAAATTTATGCAAATTATGCTGCCGACAATCAATGGCAACTTCGCCAACGGACAGAAATCGTAGGCCAAACGCCTTCCACGGATATACGCGAGTGGACTGCCAATATGTTTGTAGAGAAAGTGCGGACAAATGTAAAAGAAGCCTTGGCTGACTCTGTGTTACTGCTTAAAACTTCTTCAAGCGACTATATCCCTTTCGTAGAACTGGGGAAAACGAGTGAATATTATCACCATGATCTCTATCATTTATTAGCTTCCCGTGGCATTGACGCTCTATTACAAGTGGAAAGACTAAGTAGTGGGCATGCTGAAACGAACGCTGTAAATCCCGTGAAACAGGATATAATAGCTATTTATGGAAATATGCTTTCTGCTTATAAAGCAGCCGGATTGAAAGAGGGTTATGTATTGACTGCACTTAACTATTTGGAATGGCGACGGGGAGCGGAACGATATATCCGACCTCTCCAAGCAAAGGGAGAGTCTTCGGTATTGACGGATGACAATTACCTGAAAGCATTGAATACATTGAAAAGTGAATATGCTTCGGAACCGATATGTGCTGAAGTGTACTTGGTGCAAGCTCGTTATGCTATTGAAAGGCAACAGCAGGTTGATGCATTGCAGCTTTGCGATGAGGCGATTCGTCTTTATCCGGGGTATGACAGAATCAATGCTTTGAAAAATCTTCGGGAAGAGATATTGGCTCCTTATTTGAATGTTTATGCGGCAGATCAGGCTTTCCCGAATGAAGAGATAGAACTAAGAGCCTCACATAAAAATCTGGATGGTTTCACCGTCCGGATTTATCAGGCGAAGAAACTGATAAAAGAACAACATTACTCTGTAATTCGCCCGGAAGATTACCGGACACGGGACACGGTGTATACATTCAAAGTTCCCGAACTTGGAGCTTACGTAATGCGTATCATACCGGATATTCGTGCGAAGAGAGACAGTGAAAGCAAGTTTGATGTAACACGTTTCAAAGTGTTGACTTGTCGTTTGCCGGAAAAACAATATCAAGTGGTGACGCTGGACGGACAGACAGGACATCCTATTTCGAATGCGAAAGTTACGATGTATAGTAACGATGAAAAAGTATTGCAGGAGTTTACGACAGATAAAGATGGTAAGGTTGTCTTTCCCTGGAAATCTGAATACCGCTATCTGAAAGCTTCCAAGGGTACGGATACGGCGATGCCGAAGCAAGGTGTCTATGCAGGAAGTTACGGATACTACGGTGACGAAGATAAGGTGGCTGAAAATATGACTTTATTGACTGACCGTTCTTTGTATCGTCCCGGACAGACGGTGTATGTAAAGGGAATTGCATATTCTCAAAAATCAGACACGGCGAATGTGCTCCCGAACAAGGAATATACGGTGACTTTATTGGATGCGAATAATCAGGAAGTAGGGCAGAAGTCGGTACGCACCAACGAGTTCGGCTCGTTTGCCACTGATTTTGCGTTGCCTTCGGCTTGCCTGAACGGAATGTTCTCTTTGAAGGCAGGAAGAGGCCGTACAAGTATACGTGTGGAAGATTATAAGCGTCCGACATTTGACATCACTTTTGAAAAGCAACAGGGAAGTTACAAGTTGGGAGATGAAGTGCAGGTGAAAGGTAAGATAGAATCTTATAGCGGTGTATTGCTTCAGGATCTTCCGGTGAAATATAAGGTGACACGTTCTACATACAGCCTTTGGCGGTTTGCGGAATCGGTACAGATTGCTTCCGGTGAAGTGACGGCCAATGAGAACGGAGAATTTATGATACCGGTTCGCTTGCAGGAAAGTGACTCTTATAAGAATGATGATAAAGTGTATTACCGCTATTCCGTTGAAGCTACTGTTACCAATGTGGCGGGCGAAACACAATCTTCTACGGATGTGATTTCGGCTGGCAACCGTTCGTTGGTTTTGCAGGTGGAATTGCATGATAAGACTTGTAAGGATAAGCCATTCGACACGATGTTTAACGTGCGGAACCTGAATGGACAACCTGTGGAGGTGAAAGGAAATTATTACTTATATCCTGCCAAAGACAAGGATTTCAAACAACTGGAAGAGAAACCGGTTGCAACGGGAACTTTTACTTCTAACGAAAATATGACGCTCGACTGGAAGAATCTTCCGTCGGGACCTTATGTATTGAAAGCATCGGTGAAAGATAATCAGGGCAAGGAAGTGACTGTTGATACTAACACAATTCTTTTCTCTATTGAGGATAAGCGTCCGCCTGTAGAAACGATGGTATGGTTCTATGGAGAAAATATGGAATTTGATGCTGCCCATCCGGCTGTATTCTGTTTTGGTACGTCGAAAAAGGATGCTTATGTGATGATGAATGTATTCTCTGGTGATAAATTACTGGAAAGTAAGACGTTGAACCTATCTGATACGATTGTTCGCTTCGAATATCCATATCAGGAGAGTTATGGTGACGGGGTGTTTGTGAATTTCTGTATGGTGAGAGATGGGCAGGTTTATCAGGAACACGCACGACTGATCAGACGCGTGCCGGATAAGACATTGGCAATGAAGTGGGAAGTGTTCCGCGATAAGTTGCGTCCCGGACAGAAGGAAGAATGGAAACTGACGATTAAAACGCCACAGGGACAAGCCGCCAATGCGGAAATGCTGGCAACGATGTATGATGCTTCACTGGATAAGATATGGAACCGTCAGCCGAATTTCCAAATCTTCTATAGTCAGATTGTCCCGTATTCTAATTGGATGAGCGGATATTCCGGCAATAATTCATTTAATTACTGGTGGAATACGAAGAGTCTCAAAGTGCCGGGATTGGAATATGATCATTTTGTGATGCAGCCGAGGTATGGTGTCGGAATTGCTTTAGAAGGAAAACTGGCTGGAGTGATGGTGAGAGGATATGGATCGACAAGAAAGGCGACACTGACAGGCAGTGTTGCAACTTTGGGCAGTGCGCCGAAGATGAAATCGGCTATGGCTGCTGATGCCGTGAATAATGTAGAGTTTCAATCGGAATTAGTATTGACGGAAGGAAAAGCGGATGAATTGTCTGACGACGAAATGCTCCCCGAAGCTTCTGCTGACTTGCGTACGAATCTTGCAGAAACGGCCTTCTTCTACCCGCAACTTCGTACCAATGAACAGGGAGAAATCTCGTTCTCCTTCACAATGCCCGAAAGTCTGACACGTTGGAATTTCCGTGGATATTCTCATACGAAGGGGATGCTGATGGGAACACTGGACGGTGAAGCTACCACGAACAAAGAATTTATGCTGACTCCTAATCTTCCCCGTTTTGTACGTGTGGGAGATAAGACTTCTCTTGCAGCTTCTATCTCTAATATGACTGGTAAGCCACAAGCCGGAACGGTAAGTCTGATTCTTTTTGATCCGATGACGGAGAAAGTGATCAGTACACAAAAACAGAAATTCAGTCTTGCTGCCGGAAAGACGGTTGGCGTGAACTTTCAGTTTACCGTCGGTGATAAATACGAAATATTGGGATGCCGGATGATAGCCGACAGTGGTACTTTCAGCGATGGAGAACAACAGTTGCTTCCGGTGCTTAGTAATAAAGAGCATTTGGTAGAGACACTTCCAATGCCTGTACGTGGAGAAGAAACCCGTACTTTCTCGCTCGACCGCCTGTTCAACCAACAAAGTAAAACGGCAACTGACCGTAAACTGACTGTCGAGTTTACAGGAAATCCGGCTTGGTATGCTATTCAGGCATTGCCTTCCTTGAGTCTTCCTACAAGTAATAATGCAATCTCTTGGGCCACTGCATACTATGCAAATACCTTGGCTTCGTTCATTATGAACAGTCAGCCGAAGATTAAAGCGGTATTTGAAAGTTGGAAATTGCAAGGAGGTACGAAGGAAACCTTCTTGAGCAATCTGCAAAAGAATCAGGAAGTGAAGAATATTATTCTGTCCGAATCTCCTTGGGTGCTCGAAGCACAGACGGAAGAGCAACAGAAAGAACGTATCGCCACTTTGTTTGACTTGAATAATATCCGTAGCAATAATATTGCGGCCTTGACCCGGTTGCAGGAGTTGCAGAACTCAAACGGTGCATGGTCTTGGTATAAAGGAATGAACGGCAGCCGATTTGTTACTACCTATATCACCGAACTGAATGCCCGTCTGGCAATGTTGACAGGTGAGAAATTAACAGGTACTGCTCTCTCCTTGCAGCAGAATGCTTTCACTTACCTTCACCAATCGGCTTTAGACGAATATAAGGAAATCTTGAAAGCACAGAAAGAAGGAGCGAAGTTTACCGGTGTTTCGGGCAGTATTCTGCAATATTTGTATCTCATCGCTATTTCCGGAGAGCAGGTGCCCGCGACCAATAAAGCTGCTTATACCTATTACCTTTCTAAGGTAGGAGAGTTACTTTCTTCTTCTTCGATGGATACGAAAGCGATTGCCGCTATTGTACTTGATAAAGCCGGACGCAAGAAAGAAGCACTGGAATTTGTCGCTTCTCTGAAAGAATTCTTGACCAAGACGGATGAACAGGGAATGTTTTTTGCTTTCAACGAGAATCCGTATACATGGGGCGGAATGCAGATGCAGGCTCACGTAGATGTGATGGAAGCATTGGAGGCGATAGGTGGTAATAACGATACCGTGGAAGAAATGAAACTTTGGTTGTTGAAGCAAAAGCAAACACAACAATGGAATTCTCCGGTAGCTACTGCCGACGCAGTATTTGCGTTGCTGATGAAAGGTGTTAACTTGCTTGACAATCAGGGGGATGTACGGATTGTGATTGCTAATGAAGTGCTGGAAACGGTTGCTCCAAGTAAAACGACTGTTCCCGGACTGGGATATATCAAGCGTACTTTCACACAGAAGAATGTGGTGGATGCCCGTAAGATTGAAGTGGAAAAGAGAAATTCGGGTATCGCCTGGGGAGCTGTGTATGCAGAATTTGAATCCCCCATCAGTGGTGTGAAACAGCAGGGTGGTGAGTTGAATGTAGAGAAACAATTGTATGTGGAACGTATGGTAAATAACGTCCCTCAATTGCAGCCTATAACAGCGAAGACTGTTCTTCAGGTAGGTGACAAAGTTGTTTCCCGTTTGAGTATCCGTGCAGACCGTCCGATGGACTTTGTACAGTTGAAAGATCAGCGGGGAGCTTGCTTCGAACCGATCGGCAGCATTTCCGGTTATCGTTGGAATAGCGGACTTGGCTATTACGTAGACATCAAAGATGCGTCGACCAATTTCTTCTTCGATCATTTAGGAAAAGGAGTATATGTATTGGAATATAGTTACCGTGTCAGCCGTGCAGGAACTTACGAAACTGGCTTGGCAACTATGCAATGCGCTTATGCACCGGAGTATGCTTCACATTCAGCTTCGATGACGGTAGACGTTAAAGAGTAA
- the rsmA gene encoding 16S rRNA (adenine(1518)-N(6)/adenine(1519)-N(6))-dimethyltransferase RsmA codes for MKLVKPKKFLGQHFLKDLKVAQDIADTVDTFPELPILEVGPGMGVLTQFLVKKDRLVKVVEVDYESVAYLREAYPSLEDHIIEDDFLKMNLHRLFDGKPFVLTGNYPYNISSQIFFKMLDNKDIVPCCTGMIQKEVAERIAAGPGSKTYGILSVLIQAWYKVEYLFTVSEHVFNPPPKVKSAVIRMTRNETKELGCDEKLFKQVVKTTFNQRRKTLRNSIKPILGKDCPLTEDILFNKRPEQLSVAEFIDLTNKVEEALKTADNAQ; via the coding sequence ATGAAATTAGTAAAGCCTAAAAAGTTTCTCGGACAACACTTTCTGAAAGATCTGAAAGTTGCGCAAGATATTGCCGATACTGTCGACACCTTCCCCGAACTGCCTATTTTGGAGGTGGGGCCGGGTATGGGAGTATTGACCCAGTTTCTGGTAAAGAAAGACCGGTTGGTAAAGGTCGTAGAAGTTGACTATGAGTCGGTTGCTTATCTTCGTGAAGCTTATCCTTCATTGGAAGACCACATCATCGAGGATGACTTTTTGAAAATGAATCTTCACCGGTTGTTCGACGGGAAACCTTTCGTGCTGACTGGTAATTACCCGTATAATATTTCCAGCCAAATCTTTTTCAAGATGCTGGACAACAAAGATATCGTCCCCTGTTGCACGGGAATGATTCAAAAAGAGGTAGCCGAACGTATTGCAGCCGGACCGGGCAGCAAGACTTATGGTATCCTCAGCGTATTGATACAGGCATGGTATAAAGTGGAATATTTATTCACTGTCAGCGAACACGTGTTCAATCCGCCTCCCAAAGTGAAAAGCGCTGTTATCCGCATGACACGCAACGAGACAAAAGAGTTGGGATGTGACGAAAAATTGTTCAAACAAGTAGTGAAAACGACTTTCAACCAACGACGCAAAACATTGCGCAACTCTATCAAACCTATTTTAGGTAAAGATTGTCCACTCACAGAGGACATATTATTTAATAAACGCCCGGAACAACTATCGGTAGCAGAATTTATCGATCTGACCAATAAAGTGGAAGAAGCACTAAAGACGGCCGACAACGCCCAATAG
- the mgtE gene encoding magnesium transporter: MNEEYIDNVKHLIEQKDADKVKGLLIDLHPADIAELCNDLNSKEAKFVYRLLDNEIAADVLVEMDEDARKELLEMLPSETIAKRFVDYMDTDDAVDLMRELDEDKQEEVLSHIEDIEQAGDIVDLLKYDENTAGGLMGTEMVLVNENWSMPECLKEMRQQAEELDEIYYVYVIDDDERLRGIFPLKKMITSPSVSKVKHVMQKDPISVHVDTPIDEVVQAIEKYDLVAIPVIDSIGRLVGQITVDDVMDEVREQSERDYQLASGLSQDVETDDNVLKQTTARLPWLLIGMIGGIGNSMILGNFDATFAAHPEMALYIPLIGGTGGNVGTQSSAIIVQGLANSSLDAKNTFKQITKESVVALINATIISLLVYTYNFIRFGATATVTYSVSISLFAVVMFASIFGTLVPMTLEKFKIDPAIATGPFIAITNDIIGMMLYMGITVLLS; this comes from the coding sequence ATGAACGAGGAATACATTGACAACGTTAAACACCTTATTGAGCAAAAAGACGCCGACAAGGTAAAAGGTCTTCTCATCGACCTCCATCCGGCCGACATCGCCGAATTGTGCAATGACCTGAATTCGAAAGAGGCTAAGTTCGTCTATCGCCTGCTCGATAACGAAATTGCTGCCGACGTGCTTGTCGAAATGGACGAAGATGCTCGTAAAGAGCTGCTCGAAATGCTTCCTTCGGAAACAATCGCCAAACGCTTCGTTGACTACATGGATACGGATGATGCCGTAGACCTGATGCGTGAACTCGATGAAGACAAGCAAGAAGAGGTTCTTTCGCACATCGAGGATATCGAACAGGCAGGAGACATCGTCGACTTGTTGAAATATGACGAAAATACCGCCGGTGGTTTGATGGGTACGGAAATGGTACTCGTCAACGAAAACTGGAGTATGCCCGAATGTCTGAAAGAGATGCGGCAACAGGCGGAAGAGCTGGACGAAATCTATTACGTATATGTCATCGATGACGACGAACGTCTGCGAGGTATCTTCCCGCTCAAGAAGATGATTACTTCCCCTTCTGTATCCAAAGTGAAACACGTGATGCAGAAAGATCCGATTTCGGTGCACGTAGATACTCCCATCGATGAGGTGGTACAGGCGATTGAAAAGTATGACTTGGTGGCTATCCCCGTTATCGACAGTATCGGCCGACTTGTAGGGCAAATCACCGTCGACGACGTCATGGATGAAGTTCGTGAACAGTCGGAACGTGACTATCAGTTGGCATCCGGTCTTTCGCAGGACGTAGAAACGGACGACAATGTATTGAAACAAACCACTGCCCGCCTTCCTTGGTTATTAATCGGAATGATCGGCGGAATCGGCAACTCTATGATATTGGGAAATTTCGACGCTACCTTTGCCGCTCATCCCGAAATGGCACTATACATTCCGCTGATCGGTGGTACAGGAGGAAATGTCGGAACACAATCCTCGGCAATCATCGTACAGGGTTTGGCAAACAGTTCGCTGGATGCGAAGAACACGTTCAAGCAGATAACCAAGGAATCAGTAGTAGCTTTAATTAATGCCACTATTATCTCCTTATTAGTATACACCTACAACTTTATCCGGTTTGGCGCAACGGCTACGGTCACTTATTCCGTATCCATCAGCCTGTTTGCCGTGGTAATGTTCGCTTCTATTTTCGGAACATTGGTACCGATGACGCTGGAAAAGTTCAAAATCGATCCAGCCATTGCAACAGGTCCGTTTATAGCCATTACAAATGACATCATTGGAATGATGTTGTACATGGGAATAACCGTTTTATTGTCATAA
- a CDS encoding aminoacyl-histidine dipeptidase has product MSTILSLAPQNVWKHFYSLTQIPRPSGHMEKITAFLLGFGKELGLESFVDEAGNVIIRKPATPGMENRKGVILQAHMDMVPQKNNDTVHDFEKDPIETYIDGDWVKAKGTTLGADNGLGVAAIMAVLESKELKHGPLEALITKDEETGMYGAFGLKPGTVNGEILLNLDSEDEGELYIGCAGGMDVTATLEYKEVAPEEGDVAVKVTLKGLRGGHSGLEINEGRANANKLLVRFIREAVASYEARLASWEGGNMRNAIPREAHAVITIPAENEEELMGLVKYCEELFNEEYSAIETPISFTAERVELPVGEVPEEIQDNLIDAIFACQNGVTRMIPTVPDTVETSSNLAIITIGGGKAAIKILARSSSDSMKEYLTTSLESCFSMAGMKVEMTGGYSGWQPDVNSPILHAMKASYKQQFGVEPAVKVIHAGLECGIIGAIIPGLDMISFGPTLRSPHSPDERALIPTVQKFYDFLVATLEQTPLK; this is encoded by the coding sequence ATGAGTACTATTCTTTCTTTAGCTCCACAAAATGTGTGGAAGCATTTTTATTCGTTGACACAGATTCCCCGTCCGTCAGGACACATGGAAAAGATTACAGCATTTCTTTTAGGTTTCGGAAAAGAGCTGGGGTTGGAGTCTTTTGTAGACGAAGCTGGTAATGTGATTATCCGTAAACCCGCCACTCCGGGTATGGAAAACCGGAAAGGTGTGATTCTTCAGGCGCACATGGATATGGTTCCGCAGAAGAACAACGATACTGTACACGATTTTGAAAAAGATCCGATTGAAACTTATATAGACGGTGACTGGGTAAAAGCAAAAGGCACTACTTTGGGCGCAGATAACGGACTGGGTGTAGCAGCTATTATGGCAGTGTTGGAATCGAAAGAGTTGAAACACGGTCCTTTGGAAGCTCTTATCACGAAAGATGAAGAAACCGGTATGTACGGTGCATTCGGCTTGAAACCGGGTACAGTGAACGGAGAGATTCTTTTGAATTTGGATTCTGAAGATGAAGGTGAGTTGTATATCGGTTGTGCCGGCGGTATGGATGTAACTGCAACTTTGGAATATAAAGAAGTAGCTCCTGAAGAAGGAGATGTGGCAGTGAAAGTTACATTGAAAGGATTGCGTGGCGGACATTCGGGGTTGGAAATCAATGAAGGACGTGCCAATGCTAATAAGTTGCTGGTTCGTTTTATCCGTGAAGCTGTTGCCAGTTATGAAGCCCGTCTGGCTAGCTGGGAAGGTGGTAATATGCGTAATGCCATTCCACGTGAGGCACATGCGGTAATTACGATTCCAGCTGAAAATGAAGAAGAACTGATGGGCTTGGTAAAATACTGCGAGGAGTTGTTCAATGAAGAATATTCGGCAATTGAAACACCGATCAGCTTTACGGCTGAACGTGTGGAACTTCCTGTAGGTGAAGTGCCTGAAGAGATTCAGGACAATCTGATTGATGCAATCTTTGCTTGTCAGAACGGCGTGACCCGTATGATTCCTACTGTTCCGGATACGGTAGAGACTTCTTCCAATCTTGCTATTATTACGATTGGTGGAGGAAAAGCTGCCATTAAGATTCTGGCTCGCAGCTCGAGCGATAGCATGAAGGAATATCTGACTACCAGCTTGGAGTCTTGTTTCTCTATGGCAGGTATGAAGGTGGAAATGACTGGGGGATATTCCGGTTGGCAGCCTGATGTTAATTCTCCGATTTTGCATGCGATGAAGGCATCTTATAAACAGCAGTTTGGGGTTGAACCTGCGGTGAAAGTAATTCATGCAGGTTTGGAATGTGGTATTATCGGTGCTATTATTCCGGGATTGGATATGATTTCTTTTGGCCCGACTTTGCGTTCGCCGCACTCACCAGACGAAAGAGCATTGATTCCTACTGTGCAGAAGTTCTATGACTTCCTGGTGGCTACTTTGGAACAAACTCCACTGAAATAA